A genomic region of Denticeps clupeoides chromosome 9, fDenClu1.1, whole genome shotgun sequence contains the following coding sequences:
- the dazl gene encoding deleted in azoospermia-like, translating into MGPALKLSNGYILPEGKMTPNTLFVGGIDMKVDENEIKEFFAKYGAVKEVKIITYRGGICKGYGFIYFSEDVDIQTIVEQPISFKGRKLKLGPAIMKERTSRTLQSHLMPMSPWISPSQSIYCACCPPAVGVQPNSPVLNTAGPYMQPFPYSSIQSPVIAPLPMSYAQTAYSYQYATPHWSGEQRTRLINQNYVDCGVQTLLTLL; encoded by the exons atgggCCCAGCTCTGAAGCTGTCCAACGGCTACATCTTGCCGGAGGGTAAAATGACCCCCAACACCCTGTTCGTGGGTGGGATTGACATGAAG GTCGACGAAAACGAAATCAAAGAGTTTTTTGCCAAATATGGGGCGGTGAAAGAGGTGAAGATCATCACGTACCGAGGGGGCATTTGCAAAGG GTACGGCTTCATCTATTTCAGCGAAGATGTGGACATTCAGACTATCGTCGAA CAGCCGATCAGTTTTAAGGGGAGGAAACTCAAGCTGGGACCGGCCATTATGAAGGAACGCACCTCAC gcaCGTTGCAGTCTCACCTGATGCCCATGTCTCCGTGGATAAGCCCCTCCCAATCAATCTACTGCGCGTGCTGTCCTCCGGCTGTCGGCGTCCAACCCAACTCGCCGGTGCTGAATACGGCAGGGCCGtacatgcag ccctTCCCCTACTCCAGTATCCAGTCCCCAGTGATCGCTCCTCTGCCCATGAGCTATGCCCAAACAGCCTACTCAtaccag TACGCTACGCCACACTGGTCTGGAGAACAGAGAACGCGACTCATAAACCAG aactACGTGGACTGCGGGGTACAGACGCTGTTGACGTTACTGTAG
- the LOC114797067 gene encoding oxidoreductase NAD-binding domain-containing protein 1-like isoform X2: MGVTSFLNAAIRSSVGSRATVFLRPSPCFSSVPRKMMSAGKMDHLQKTGRNYRQMALFPARVTGIGAESQTVRRLRLEVTDPDFSFRAGQWVDLFIPGVEKVGGFSICSAPGLLQREGVLELAVKYAQHPPAHWVHTQCALDSRVVVRVGGDFFFDPAPGDSPVDLLLVAGGVGINPLNSILQHNIDLLRHSHTHTHSQVYIPGHTHLCYSAKNTEELLFKSSIVEVCEEFPDYFSCQLHVTQQRGEIDHKLQPYTISERISEAELAECVNNRTVCFLCGPPPMIESVSTQLRALGLSEDRIRYEKWW; encoded by the exons ATGGGCGTCACCAGTTTTCTGAATGCAGCCATCAGGAGTTCTGTGGGTTCCAGGGCGACGGTGTTTCTGCGACCGTCCCCCTGTTTCAGCTCCGTACCCAG GAAAATGATGTCAGCAGGGAAGATGGATCATCTGCAGAAAACAGGCAGAAACTACAGACAGATG GCTCTGTTCCCGGCGCGGGTCACTGGCATCGGCGCCGAGTCCCAGACGGTGCGGCGGCTGCGCCTAGAAGTGACCGACCCGGACTTCAGCTTTCGAGCTGGGCAGTG GGTGGACCTATTCATCCCCGGTGTGGAGAAAGTGGGCGGGTTTTCCATATGCTCCGCCCCTGGGCTGCTGCAGAGGGAGGGTGTGCTGGAGCTTGCCGTCAAATACGCACAACACCCACCTGCACACTGGGTACACACACAG tgTGCTCTGGATTCTCGTGTAGTGGTCAGAGTGGGTGGAGATTTCTTTTTTGACCCCGCCCCTGGTGATTCACCTGTTGACCTTCTCCTAGTTGCCGGGGGCGTTGGCATCAACCCCCTCAACTCCATCCTCCAGCACAACATCGACCTTCTGcgacactcacacactcacacacacagccaggtgTACATTCCTGggcacacacacctctgctaCAGCGCCAAGAACACAGAGGAGCTGCTctttaag aGCTCCATTGTTGAGGTTTGTGAGGAATTCCCAGATTATTTCTCTTGTCAACTACATGTCACACAGCAGAGGGGGGAGATTGACCACAAGCTTCAGCCATACACCATat CTGAGAGGATATCAGAAGCGGAGCTGGCTGAGTGTGTGAACAATAGAACAGTGTGTTTCCTGTGCGGGCCGCCACCCATGATAGAGAGCGTCTCCACCCAACTACGCGCCCTCGGCCTATCAGAGGACAGGATCCGCTATGAAAAATGGTGGTAA
- the LOC114797067 gene encoding oxidoreductase NAD-binding domain-containing protein 1-like isoform X1, giving the protein MEILTPPDLLRCYQMGVTSFLNAAIRSSVGSRATVFLRPSPCFSSVPRKMMSAGKMDHLQKTGRNYRQMALFPARVTGIGAESQTVRRLRLEVTDPDFSFRAGQWVDLFIPGVEKVGGFSICSAPGLLQREGVLELAVKYAQHPPAHWVHTQCALDSRVVVRVGGDFFFDPAPGDSPVDLLLVAGGVGINPLNSILQHNIDLLRHSHTHTHSQVYIPGHTHLCYSAKNTEELLFKSSIVEVCEEFPDYFSCQLHVTQQRGEIDHKLQPYTISERISEAELAECVNNRTVCFLCGPPPMIESVSTQLRALGLSEDRIRYEKWW; this is encoded by the exons ATGGA GATCTTAACACCACCGGACCTCCTGCGCTGCTACCAGATGGGCGTCACCAGTTTTCTGAATGCAGCCATCAGGAGTTCTGTGGGTTCCAGGGCGACGGTGTTTCTGCGACCGTCCCCCTGTTTCAGCTCCGTACCCAG GAAAATGATGTCAGCAGGGAAGATGGATCATCTGCAGAAAACAGGCAGAAACTACAGACAGATG GCTCTGTTCCCGGCGCGGGTCACTGGCATCGGCGCCGAGTCCCAGACGGTGCGGCGGCTGCGCCTAGAAGTGACCGACCCGGACTTCAGCTTTCGAGCTGGGCAGTG GGTGGACCTATTCATCCCCGGTGTGGAGAAAGTGGGCGGGTTTTCCATATGCTCCGCCCCTGGGCTGCTGCAGAGGGAGGGTGTGCTGGAGCTTGCCGTCAAATACGCACAACACCCACCTGCACACTGGGTACACACACAG tgTGCTCTGGATTCTCGTGTAGTGGTCAGAGTGGGTGGAGATTTCTTTTTTGACCCCGCCCCTGGTGATTCACCTGTTGACCTTCTCCTAGTTGCCGGGGGCGTTGGCATCAACCCCCTCAACTCCATCCTCCAGCACAACATCGACCTTCTGcgacactcacacactcacacacacagccaggtgTACATTCCTGggcacacacacctctgctaCAGCGCCAAGAACACAGAGGAGCTGCTctttaag aGCTCCATTGTTGAGGTTTGTGAGGAATTCCCAGATTATTTCTCTTGTCAACTACATGTCACACAGCAGAGGGGGGAGATTGACCACAAGCTTCAGCCATACACCATat CTGAGAGGATATCAGAAGCGGAGCTGGCTGAGTGTGTGAACAATAGAACAGTGTGTTTCCTGTGCGGGCCGCCACCCATGATAGAGAGCGTCTCCACCCAACTACGCGCCCTCGGCCTATCAGAGGACAGGATCCGCTATGAAAAATGGTGGTAA
- the LOC114797033 gene encoding protein QNR-71-like isoform X1: MSCNERSDASRYARVTCHLARAGPPLKVGSRAQAGWSAQRTELRMRMEMGMKRRMKTVESPAAAAAAAAAVLVLCVLSGASADGRRYRDMFPHQHTFPVPFPIPGWDPDTNPWDESLYPPFRPAGLSRRHGSPPKVRVTSDSPAMNGSLLTFTAALEFPADGMEASAKDQLSNWTSWMEDYGFGKCVDPKSCNVFPDGKPFPQTNDWRQRSYVYVWHSMGQYFETCDGSSSHLTLNTTGWTFGAGLMEVLVYRKRERRKYSPLAADKTVYFITDKIPLAVNMSQKAAGNISQQNVFIRGADIVFVVQLHDPSSFLKTADAVDFIWDFRDGNQLVTHSNVATHAYSVTGNVTVKLVVEAAFRTSCPPPTPPPQTTKHPRVPSTTVAPAHPPGTHVLTSKAPVTTPRPPVQTTTAYATDPLPTGGDVTSLPPVASPSQSDVTVQPSAPPSFPPLLRHSRLSATDCFRYMYGTFEGKISIVEPMPNIRLEPPSRIVEITATRVTNTTVNFLVTYLGSVPTSACTIVSDGTCRQVKSIVCDAVPLVPLGCQVSLNRTFRQAGTYCVNITLEDSRSMSLATTTVTISSAERTELRPQAAEVVLTSSAVLLIVFAIIGFMVYRRYKVYRPVRRSMVEDAGEPSGVRGHLGRVRAALFPANEERSHLLSDRRPL, encoded by the exons ATGAGCTGTAATGAACGATCAGACGCGTCTCGTTACGCGCGCGTCACATGTCACCTCGCGCGCGCCGGACCGCCGTTAAAAGTTGGTTCGCGCGCACAAGCGGGCTGGAGCGCACAGAGGACGGagctgaggatgaggatggagatggggatgaagaggaggatgaagacgGTCGAGTcccccgctgctgctgctgctgctgctgctgctgtcctggTCCTCTGCGTCTTGTCCGGCGCTTCTGCCGACGGGAGAA GGTACAGGGACATGTTtccacaccaacacaccttcCCCGTCCCGTTCCCGATTCCCGGGTGGGATCCCGACACCAACCCGTGGGACGAGTCCCTCTACCCGCCCTTCAGACCGGCCGGACTCTCGCGCAGACATG GGTCCCCGCCGAAGGTCCGCGTCACCAGCGACAGTCCCGCCATGAACGGGTCCCTCCTGACCTTCACGGCCGCGCTGGAGTTCCCCGCAGACGGGATGGAGGCGTCAG CCAAAGATCAGCTGTCCAACTGGACATCCTGGATGGAGGACTATGGATTTGGGAAGTGTGTGGATCCGAAAAGCTGCAACGTGTTTCCGGACGGGAAGCCCTTCCCCCAGACCAACGACTGGAGGCAGAGGAGCTACGTCTACGTCTGGCACAGCATGG GTCAGTATTTCGAGACGTGCGACGGCTCCTCGTCCCACCTGACCCTGAACACGACAGGCTGGACGTTCGGGGCGGGGCTTATGGAAGTGCTGGTCTACAGGAAACGTGAACGCAGGAAGTACAGCCCCCTTGCTGCGGACAAGACCGTGTACTTCATCACAG ATAAGATCCCGCTGGCAGTGAACATGTCCCAGAAGGCCGCGGGGAACATCTCGCAGCAGAACGTCTTCATCCGCGGCGCCGACATCGTGTTTGTGGTGCAGCTGCACGACCCCAGCAGCTTCCTGAAGACAGCCGACGCCGTGGACTTCATCTGGGATTTCCGCGACGGCAACCAGCTGGTCACCCATAGCAACGTGGCGACCCACGCGTACAGCGTGACGGGAAACGTCACCGTGAAGCTCGTGGTGGAGGCGGCGTTTCGGACATCCTGCCCCCCGCCCACGCCCCCACCCCAAACTACAAAGCACCCCAGAGTCCCATCGACGACAG TTGCACCCGCCCACCCTCCTGGTACTCATGTCCTCACCAgcaaag CCCCAGTCACCACACCCCGCCCCCCTGTCCAGACCACCACTGCCTACGCTACTGACCCGCTTCCAACCGGCGGGGACGTGACGTCCTTGCCCCCTGTGGCCAGCCCCTCTCAGAGCGACGTCACCGTGCAGCCCTCGGCCCCGCCCTCTTTCCCGCCCCTGCTCCGACACTCGCGTCTCTCCGCAACGGATTGCTTCCGCTACATGTATGGCACGTTCGAGGGGAAGATCAGCATCGTGG agccgATGCCCAATATACGTTTAGAGCCTCCCAGCAGGATAGTGGAGATCACGGCAACCAGAGTGACAAACACAACTGTCAACTTCCTGGTGACGTACCTTGGCAG CGTTCCAACCTCTGCCTGCACCATCGTTTCGGACGGCACCTGTCGCCAGGTGAAGAGCATCGTGTGTGACGCCGTGCCACTGGTCCCACTTGGTTGCCAGGTCAGCCTGAATCGCACGTTTCGTCAGGCCGGGACGTACTGCGTCAACATCACGCTGGAGGACTCCAGGAGCATGTCCCTCGCCACCACCACCGTCACCATCAGCAGCGCCGAGCGCACGG AGCTCAGACCTCAGGCTGCGGAGGTCGTCCTGACGTCCAGCGCTGTGCTGTTAATTGTCTTCGCCATCATCGGCTTCATGGTGTACAG
- the LOC114796799 gene encoding inactive phospholipase C-like protein 2, with protein sequence MSARAAAGPSGASPLAEETGTPRRSSMIKDGPRPGKHLKKTVSFGSMPGESKISSVIGCLSRMQEGGEFSKLRPGLRLYNRYYLLEADRSAIRWVPSKKDAGKARLLLRDVCEVRTGRNTDVFRTSGASDFVSEDRAFSVIHSSGSETLDLVASSAEVANIWVTGLRYLISPGSNAHPDTPAAAQDDTGQLRLSWLSESFAAAGGACGRLSVAEATELMRRLSPWVKASHVEQRLRELLRDADAPPHTHVTLQHFARAFHDLCTCPEVYFLLANFSGNKDFLDVRDVMCFLETEQGAARDSAQQVIDRYEPSPEARRLGRLYLDGLTRFLQSPECCLFDSSHARVCQDMTRPLSHYYISSSHNTHLTDAQVRGVSGVAGYVRALRLGCRCLELDVWEGPEGQPVVCKGHTHTRPPSFASVMEVVGRLAFAVSEFPLILCIENHCSADQQRIMVRHLQDSLGERLHQGLLGNGEEGPLPSPAALKGRVLLLGNRPVREEGAERAAASRRVPLCAELSELMSLCHSDAPPADLPRENELRAASVTCFKESLAARHAGERPGDVVELAKRSLLRVRPSLMRVDSSNPNPLDFWKAGFQLVGVNVQTPGAMLDLHRGWFRMNGGCGYALRPSLMRQEVAYFRSNSRGALPGVTPQTLHVRVISGRCLPKPRGAGAKGDVVDPYVSVEIYGIPADCAEHRTRTVPHNGESPVFDQSFEFQVNLPELALLRLLVLDDDFIADDFIGQYTLPLDCMQTGFRHVPLLSADGEELPHARLLVHVAMTERRGGGKAHKRGLSVRRGRRGRSLVQPREIGLKSTDEVFRAATPPLRHATNLRENVQDSVESFKELCGVSALSNITQCVLALGSRVVGSEVSLPLQFELTRPYPQMVAQKVLPDSLRRVPAAYDAMIEACKALIEQGDDIHSKILHTHNAAMEFHENLHHLATSEGFKGRKVNRILESFTWNITILKGQADLLLHAKSDAQELMKQLHCALLTTGLCVSAQTDAGPGHTPDGGGAV encoded by the exons ATGAGCGCGCGCGCGGCCGCGGGTCCGAGCGGAGCGTCGCCCCTGGCGGAGGAGACCGGGACGCCGCGGCGGAGCAGCATGATCAAG GACGGACCCCGCCCCGGAAAGCATCTGAAGAAGACCGTGTCGTTCGGCAGCATGCCCGGGGAGAGCAAAATCAGCTCCGTGATTGGCTGCCTGAGCCGCATGCAGGAGGGCGGCGAGTTCAGCAAGCTCCGCCCCGGGCTCCGCCTCTACAACCGTTACTACCTGTTGGAGGCCGACCGGAGCGCCATTCGATGGGTGCCGTCCAAGAAGGACGCTGGGAAGGCGCGGCTGCTGCTGCGCGACGTCTGCGAGGTCCGGACCGGGCGCAACACGGACGTCTTCCGCACAAGCGGCGCGAGCGACTTCGTGTCCGAGGACCGCGCCTTCTCCGTCATCCACAGCAGTGGCTCTGAGACCCTGGACCTGGTGGCCAGCTCAGCCGAGGTGGCCAACATCTGGGTGACGGGCCTGCGGTACCTGATCTCGCCGGGCTCGAACGCGCACCCGGACACGCCCGCCGCGGCGCAGGACGACACCGGCCAGCTGCGGCTGTCCTGGCTGTCCGAGTCCTTCGCGGCGGCAGGCGGGGCCTGCGGCCGGCTGAGCGTCGCGGAGGCCACGGAGCTGATGCGGCGGCTGAGCCCGTGGGTGAAGGCGTCCCACGTCGAGCAGAGACTCCGCGAGCTGCTGAGGGACGCGGACGCGCCGCCGCACACGCACGTCACGCTGCAGCACTTCGCCCGGGCCTTCCACGACCTCTGCACCTGCCCGGAGGTTTACTTCCTGCTGGCCAACTTCTCCGGCAACAAGGACTTCCTGGACGTCAGAGACGTGATGTGCTTCCTGGAGACGGAGCAGGGCGCGGCCCGGGACTCCGCCCAGCAGGTGATCGACCGGTACGAGCCCTCGCCGGAGGCGCGCCGGCTGGGCCGCCTCTACCTGGACGGACTCACGCGCTTCCTGCAGTCGCCCGAGTGCTGCCTGTTCGACTCCTCCCACGCGCGCGTGTGCCAGGACATGACACGCCCCCTGTCCCACTACTACATCAGCTCCTCCCACAACACGCACTTGACCGACGCGCAGGTGAGGGGAGTGAGCGGCGTGGCCGGGTACGTCCGCGCGCTGCGTCTCGGCTGCCGTTGCCTGGAGCTGGACGTGTGGGAGGGGCCAGAGGGGCAGCCCGTCGTGTGTAAGGGCCACACCCACACGCGCCCGCCGTCCTTCGCCAGCGTGATGGAGGTGGTCGGCCGCCTGGCCTTTGCCGTCTCCGAGTTCCCCCTCATCCTCTGCATCGAGAACCACTGCTCAGCCGACCAGCAGAGGATCATGGTCCGCCACCTGCAGGACTCCCTGGGGGAGCGGCTGCACCAGGGACTTCTGGGTAACGGGGAGGAGGGCCCGCTGCCCTCGCCGGCGGCCCTGAAGGGGagggtcctgctgctgggaaaCAGGCCCGTCCGcgaggagggggcggagcggGCGGCGGCGTCCCGGCGCGTCCCGCTGTGCGCCGAACTCTCGGAGCTGATGTCACTCTGCCACTCCGACGCCCCGCCCGCCGACCTCCCCCGCGAGAACGAGCTGCGGGCCGCCTCCGTCACCTGCTTCAAGGAGAGCCTGGCGGCGCGGCACGCCGGCGAGCGGCCCGGCGACGTGGTGGAGCTCGCCAAGCGCTCGCTGCTGCGCGTGCGGCCCAGCCTCATGCGCGTCGACTCCAGCAACCCCAACCCGCTGGACTTCTGGAAGGCGGGGTTTCAGCTGGTGGGCGTGAACGTCCAGACGCCCGGCGCAATGCTGGACCTGCACCGCGGCTGGTTCCGCATGAACGGGGGGTGCGGCTACGCCCTGCGGCCCTCCCTCATGCGGCAGGAGGTGGCCTACTTCCGCTCGAACTCCCGCGGCGCCCTGCCCGGGGTCACGCCGCAGACGCTGCACGTGCGCGTCATCAGCGGCCGCTGTCTGCCCAAGCCGCGCGGGGCCGGGGCCAAGGGGGACGTGGTGGACCCCTACGTTTCCGTGGAGATCTACGGGATTCCGGCCGACTGTGCCGAGCACCGCACCCGCACCGTCCCGCACAACGGCGAGAGTCCCGTCTTCGACCAGAGCTTCGAGTTCCAG GTGAACCTGCCCGAGCTGGCTCTGCTGCGGCTGCTGGTGCTGGACGACGACTTCATCGCCGACGACTTCATCGGCCAGTACACCCTGCCGCTGGACTGCATGCAGACGGGGTTCCGGCACGTTCCGCTGCTGTCCGCGGACGGCGAGGAGCTGCCGCACGCGCGCCTGCTGGTTCACGTGGCCATGACGGAGCGCCGGGGCGGCGGGAAGGCCCACAAGCGCGGACTGTCGGTGCGAAGAGGCCGACGCGGGCGGAGCCTCGTCCAGCCGAGAGAGATCGGGCTGAAGTCCACAGACGAGGTCTTCAGAGCGGCGACTCCGCCCTTGCGGCACGCCACCAACCTGCGAGAAAACGTGCAG gactCTGTGGAATCGTTTAAGGAGCTGTGTGGTGTCTCTGCTTTGTCGAACATCACACAGTGTGTGCTGGCTCTGGGTTCGAGAGtcgtggggtcagaggtcagcctgCCACTGCAGTTTGAGTTGACGCGGCCGTATCCCCAGATGGTGGCGCAGAAGGTTCTGCCCGACAGCCTGCGGCGGGTCCCTGCCGCCTACGACGCG ATGATTGAGGCCTGCAAAGCTCTGATTGAACAGGGTGACGACATCCACAGCAAgatccttcacacacacaacgctg CAATGGAATTTCATGAGAATTTACACCACCTGGCAACAAGTGAGGGGTTCAAAGGTCGGAAGGTCAACAGGATCTTAGAGAGTTTCACCTGGAATATAACCATCCTGAAg GGTCAGGCTGATCTGCTGCTTCACGCCAAGTCCGATGCCCAGGAGCTGATGAAGCAGCTGCACTGTGCACTGCTGACCACCGGCCTGTGTGTGTCCGCACAGACGGACGCAGGACCCGGTCACACACCGGATGGGGGTGGGGCCGTATGA
- the LOC114797033 gene encoding protein QNR-71-like isoform X2, whose translation MSCNERSDASRYARVTCHLARAGPPLKVGSRAQAGWSAQRTELRMRMEMGMKRRMKTVESPAAAAAAAAAVLVLCVLSGASADGRRYRDMFPHQHTFPVPFPIPGWDPDTNPWDESLYPPFRPAGLSRRHGSPPKVRVTSDSPAMNGSLLTFTAALEFPADGMEASAKDQLSNWTSWMEDYGFGKCVDPKSCNVFPDGKPFPQTNDWRQRSYVYVWHSMGQYFETCDGSSSHLTLNTTGWTFGAGLMEVLVYRKRERRKYSPLAADKTVYFITDKIPLAVNMSQKAAGNISQQNVFIRGADIVFVVQLHDPSSFLKTADAVDFIWDFRDGNQLVTHSNVATHAYSVTGNVTVKLVVEAAFRTSCPPPTPPPQTTKHPRVPSTTAPVTTPRPPVQTTTAYATDPLPTGGDVTSLPPVASPSQSDVTVQPSAPPSFPPLLRHSRLSATDCFRYMYGTFEGKISIVEPMPNIRLEPPSRIVEITATRVTNTTVNFLVTYLGSVPTSACTIVSDGTCRQVKSIVCDAVPLVPLGCQVSLNRTFRQAGTYCVNITLEDSRSMSLATTTVTISSAERTELRPQAAEVVLTSSAVLLIVFAIIGFMVYRRYKVYRPVRRSMVEDAGEPSGVRGHLGRVRAALFPANEERSHLLSDRRPL comes from the exons ATGAGCTGTAATGAACGATCAGACGCGTCTCGTTACGCGCGCGTCACATGTCACCTCGCGCGCGCCGGACCGCCGTTAAAAGTTGGTTCGCGCGCACAAGCGGGCTGGAGCGCACAGAGGACGGagctgaggatgaggatggagatggggatgaagaggaggatgaagacgGTCGAGTcccccgctgctgctgctgctgctgctgctgctgtcctggTCCTCTGCGTCTTGTCCGGCGCTTCTGCCGACGGGAGAA GGTACAGGGACATGTTtccacaccaacacaccttcCCCGTCCCGTTCCCGATTCCCGGGTGGGATCCCGACACCAACCCGTGGGACGAGTCCCTCTACCCGCCCTTCAGACCGGCCGGACTCTCGCGCAGACATG GGTCCCCGCCGAAGGTCCGCGTCACCAGCGACAGTCCCGCCATGAACGGGTCCCTCCTGACCTTCACGGCCGCGCTGGAGTTCCCCGCAGACGGGATGGAGGCGTCAG CCAAAGATCAGCTGTCCAACTGGACATCCTGGATGGAGGACTATGGATTTGGGAAGTGTGTGGATCCGAAAAGCTGCAACGTGTTTCCGGACGGGAAGCCCTTCCCCCAGACCAACGACTGGAGGCAGAGGAGCTACGTCTACGTCTGGCACAGCATGG GTCAGTATTTCGAGACGTGCGACGGCTCCTCGTCCCACCTGACCCTGAACACGACAGGCTGGACGTTCGGGGCGGGGCTTATGGAAGTGCTGGTCTACAGGAAACGTGAACGCAGGAAGTACAGCCCCCTTGCTGCGGACAAGACCGTGTACTTCATCACAG ATAAGATCCCGCTGGCAGTGAACATGTCCCAGAAGGCCGCGGGGAACATCTCGCAGCAGAACGTCTTCATCCGCGGCGCCGACATCGTGTTTGTGGTGCAGCTGCACGACCCCAGCAGCTTCCTGAAGACAGCCGACGCCGTGGACTTCATCTGGGATTTCCGCGACGGCAACCAGCTGGTCACCCATAGCAACGTGGCGACCCACGCGTACAGCGTGACGGGAAACGTCACCGTGAAGCTCGTGGTGGAGGCGGCGTTTCGGACATCCTGCCCCCCGCCCACGCCCCCACCCCAAACTACAAAGCACCCCAGAGTCCCATCGACGACAG CCCCAGTCACCACACCCCGCCCCCCTGTCCAGACCACCACTGCCTACGCTACTGACCCGCTTCCAACCGGCGGGGACGTGACGTCCTTGCCCCCTGTGGCCAGCCCCTCTCAGAGCGACGTCACCGTGCAGCCCTCGGCCCCGCCCTCTTTCCCGCCCCTGCTCCGACACTCGCGTCTCTCCGCAACGGATTGCTTCCGCTACATGTATGGCACGTTCGAGGGGAAGATCAGCATCGTGG agccgATGCCCAATATACGTTTAGAGCCTCCCAGCAGGATAGTGGAGATCACGGCAACCAGAGTGACAAACACAACTGTCAACTTCCTGGTGACGTACCTTGGCAG CGTTCCAACCTCTGCCTGCACCATCGTTTCGGACGGCACCTGTCGCCAGGTGAAGAGCATCGTGTGTGACGCCGTGCCACTGGTCCCACTTGGTTGCCAGGTCAGCCTGAATCGCACGTTTCGTCAGGCCGGGACGTACTGCGTCAACATCACGCTGGAGGACTCCAGGAGCATGTCCCTCGCCACCACCACCGTCACCATCAGCAGCGCCGAGCGCACGG AGCTCAGACCTCAGGCTGCGGAGGTCGTCCTGACGTCCAGCGCTGTGCTGTTAATTGTCTTCGCCATCATCGGCTTCATGGTGTACAG